In Chryseobacterium oranimense, a single window of DNA contains:
- a CDS encoding SIR2 family protein — MTEKKISKALIEQIKDGKVILFLGAGAAFDSKHPKGLAPLTGKQLADKIADKFLGDQYLNYDLQHVSELAINETDLYTVQKFIADIFIDFNPGDHHLRIPLYKWNSIYTTNYDLLIEKSYDKVKNSVQTLSIFIKNGERIQDKSTSSSSVFYNKLHGCITEINDTNLPLILTPDQYVDHRKNRSRLFERLKAEAYEYPILFVGFSFADYDIRQTLRELADLGHARPRSYMIGPNITEKDSSLWETKKVTSLKMTFKEFIEILETEISENDRILSNVVSEKVQHPIMTKFLSGEDKVLPDRLLDFLTRDVDYIHQNIAEKDTDPKMFYKGYFEGWDPIIKNFDVQREITEIILSEVFLIDEEDRLKKQELFLVNGNAGSGKTVFLHRLAWEAAINYDKLCLFYKSDSSIEYNRLAEIFNLVKERIYLFIDGSIDKIDDLEYILNKAKKDNILLTIICSERTNVWNIAGEKLQVFLDRTYTLGYLNDIEIDGLITLLTKYKSLGYLADKSIVEQKNALSEKSGRELLVALYEATAGKPFPDIVIDEYNSIPSEDAQKLYLAISMFHRIGTYARAGNISRLYNISFNYFRDKLFRPLESVVYYSRNYSINDYVFTTRHQHIAELVFEQVLFNQEERFQMYISVISKLDVDFDSDRQLFMEITNARKLTSTFKDAEMIRKIYEVAYDNIGREPSLLQQESIFEMLSQGGNLEKADSLLKEANNIDPDNIVIAHSKAEFLLKKAERSNQKLVKKKNLDSSKEICRELIQNKKNKNNVHAYHTLLKIYLLEIKMSLEDDNSSLVERKVNEFEKTINQALQIFPNESFFLEAESNFNDLINNTPKALESLEKAFSINKRSPYLATRLSNYYFNNDRLDDALKVIEDAIQLNLNDKDLNYKYASLLMLKNPESYIDLKHYLRKSFTKNDKRYEAQFWYARILYLLNDNDNREFFEYLKTVPLDVRIKRQIRGIVTENGKQTIYEGKIIKLEASYGFIKQNFSGETIYFYREKTDYKDLRLNTQIKFNKAFNYNGAIAILI; from the coding sequence ATGACAGAAAAAAAAATTAGTAAAGCTTTAATTGAACAAATAAAAGATGGCAAGGTAATTTTGTTTTTAGGAGCCGGAGCGGCATTTGACTCTAAACATCCTAAGGGGCTCGCCCCACTTACAGGTAAACAATTAGCAGATAAAATAGCAGATAAATTTTTAGGTGATCAGTATTTAAATTACGATTTACAACATGTATCAGAGTTAGCTATAAATGAGACCGACTTATACACTGTTCAAAAATTCATCGCAGATATTTTCATTGATTTTAATCCAGGTGATCACCATTTAAGAATTCCATTATATAAATGGAATTCTATATATACGACCAATTATGATCTACTAATTGAAAAATCATATGATAAAGTTAAGAATAGTGTCCAGACACTTTCTATTTTTATTAAAAATGGTGAAAGAATACAAGATAAATCAACTTCGAGTTCTTCCGTTTTTTATAATAAATTACACGGATGTATAACTGAAATTAATGACACCAATTTACCATTAATCCTAACTCCTGACCAATATGTAGATCATAGAAAAAATAGATCCAGGTTGTTTGAAAGATTAAAAGCCGAAGCATATGAATACCCTATCCTATTTGTCGGTTTTAGTTTTGCGGATTATGATATAAGACAAACATTACGGGAACTTGCAGACCTAGGCCATGCAAGACCAAGATCTTATATGATTGGACCTAACATAACTGAAAAAGACTCAAGTTTATGGGAAACAAAGAAAGTTACATCATTAAAAATGACTTTTAAAGAGTTTATAGAAATTTTAGAAACCGAAATTTCTGAGAATGATAGAATTTTAAGCAATGTTGTTTCTGAAAAAGTTCAGCATCCAATTATGACTAAATTTCTGTCAGGAGAAGACAAAGTTCTACCTGATAGACTATTAGATTTTTTGACGAGAGATGTTGACTACATTCATCAAAATATTGCTGAAAAAGATACAGATCCTAAAATGTTCTATAAAGGTTACTTTGAAGGCTGGGATCCTATAATTAAGAATTTTGATGTGCAACGAGAAATTACCGAAATAATTCTTTCTGAAGTGTTTTTGATAGATGAGGAAGATAGATTAAAAAAACAGGAATTATTTTTAGTAAATGGAAATGCGGGTTCAGGTAAAACAGTTTTTTTACATAGGCTTGCATGGGAAGCGGCAATCAATTATGACAAATTATGCTTATTCTATAAATCTGATTCATCAATTGAATATAACAGATTAGCAGAAATATTTAATTTAGTCAAAGAAAGAATTTATTTATTTATAGATGGGAGTATTGATAAAATTGATGATTTAGAATATATATTAAATAAAGCAAAAAAAGATAATATTCTTTTAACTATTATTTGCTCTGAAAGAACGAATGTTTGGAATATTGCCGGTGAGAAATTACAAGTATTTTTGGATAGAACTTACACTTTAGGCTACTTAAATGATATTGAAATTGACGGTCTAATCACTCTATTAACAAAATATAAATCATTAGGATACTTAGCTGATAAAAGCATTGTAGAGCAAAAGAACGCATTATCTGAAAAATCTGGTAGAGAGTTATTGGTTGCCTTATATGAAGCTACTGCAGGAAAACCTTTTCCTGATATTGTAATAGATGAATATAATTCTATTCCAAGTGAGGATGCACAAAAATTATATTTAGCAATATCAATGTTTCATCGAATTGGGACTTATGCTAGAGCAGGTAATATTTCAAGACTCTACAATATTAGTTTTAACTATTTCCGAGATAAATTATTTAGACCATTAGAGTCTGTAGTTTACTATTCAAGAAATTACTCAATAAATGATTATGTTTTTACTACTAGACATCAGCATATTGCAGAATTAGTTTTTGAACAGGTTCTATTTAATCAAGAAGAAAGATTCCAAATGTATATATCAGTTATTTCAAAACTTGATGTAGATTTTGATAGTGACAGGCAATTATTTATGGAAATAACAAATGCTCGAAAACTCACTTCTACCTTTAAAGACGCCGAAATGATTCGAAAAATATATGAGGTGGCCTATGATAATATTGGCAGAGAACCTAGCTTATTACAGCAAGAATCTATTTTTGAAATGCTTTCGCAAGGCGGAAACTTAGAAAAGGCAGATTCATTATTAAAAGAAGCAAATAATATAGATCCAGACAACATAGTAATTGCGCATTCTAAAGCTGAATTTTTATTAAAAAAAGCCGAAAGATCAAATCAAAAACTCGTTAAAAAGAAAAATTTAGATTCTTCTAAAGAAATATGTAGGGAACTAATACAAAATAAAAAAAATAAAAATAATGTTCATGCATATCATACTCTATTAAAAATATATCTTCTTGAAATAAAAATGTCTTTAGAAGATGATAATAGCAGTTTGGTAGAAAGAAAAGTCAATGAGTTTGAAAAAACGATTAATCAAGCATTACAAATTTTCCCCAATGAAAGTTTTTTTTTAGAAGCAGAATCAAATTTTAATGATTTAATTAACAATACTCCAAAAGCTTTGGAATCGTTAGAAAAAGCTTTTTCAATTAACAAAAGAAGTCCATATTTAGCAACTAGATTATCTAACTACTATTTTAATAATGACAGATTAGATGATGCATTAAAGGTAATCGAAGATGCAATTCAGTTGAATTTAAATGATAAAGATTTGAATTATAAATATGCTAGCCTTTTAATGTTAAAAAATCCTGAATCATATATTGACTTAAAACATTATTTAAGAAAATCATTTACTAAAAATGATAAACGTTATGAAGCTCAATTTTGGTATGCTCGAATTCTTTATTTATTAAATGATAATGATAATAGAGAATTTTTTGAATACTTAAAAACAGTCCCTTTAGACGTACGCATAAAAAGACAAATAAGAGGTATTGTAACTGAAAATGGAAAGCAAACAATATATGAAGGTAAAATTATAAAACTTGAAGCATCATATGGTTTTATTAAACAAAATTTTTCAGGCGAAACAATTTATTTCTATAGAGAGAAAACAGATTATAAAGACTTAAGATTAAATACTCAAATAAAGTTTAATAAGGCATTTAATTATAATGGGGCAATAGCAATCTTGATTTAA
- a CDS encoding T9SS type A sorting domain-containing protein, with the protein MKPKLIFLAFLFMALMNMKAQCNPTITSPRLGLKYPDKVLFCNTETEVLSTQTFGTYQWYKQEWTWQTPNNNPWTAIPGATSQTLTINGNDDQLYYFKVAVTQGDCTAESPAIMADGFAYALPAMISTMAPGTFEVVGAGELNVCTGASVKFDDAFPDLYGNHVWYRCVPSSPPPSPGDPCVINGVTGDSYVATESGEYGFYACTEYCPDQCEFLGTGNFVKVNFGSWEFCSLGTDEVKRKENSLKVYPNPTAQFLYIGKESDKVYKEISILDMSGKVVLQKKDHRFNEAIDVSRLVPGNYIILSKDSEGKSYKNKFIKK; encoded by the coding sequence ATGAAACCAAAACTGATTTTTTTGGCTTTCCTTTTCATGGCCCTAATGAATATGAAAGCACAGTGTAATCCCACCATTACAAGTCCGAGACTGGGTTTGAAATATCCTGATAAAGTTCTGTTCTGCAACACCGAAACAGAAGTGCTCTCAACGCAGACATTCGGGACTTATCAGTGGTACAAACAAGAGTGGACCTGGCAAACACCGAATAACAATCCATGGACTGCAATTCCCGGGGCAACTTCGCAAACCCTTACCATTAATGGAAATGATGACCAGCTTTATTATTTTAAAGTAGCGGTTACACAGGGCGATTGTACAGCGGAAAGCCCTGCAATAATGGCAGACGGATTTGCCTATGCGCTTCCTGCAATGATCAGCACAATGGCTCCCGGAACCTTTGAAGTGGTAGGAGCGGGAGAGCTCAATGTATGTACAGGAGCATCCGTAAAATTCGACGATGCTTTTCCTGATCTGTATGGAAACCATGTCTGGTACAGATGCGTTCCCAGCAGCCCGCCGCCTTCGCCGGGAGATCCTTGCGTCATCAATGGAGTAACGGGAGATAGTTATGTGGCAACTGAATCGGGAGAATACGGATTTTATGCATGCACAGAATATTGTCCGGATCAGTGTGAATTTCTAGGAACCGGAAACTTTGTAAAAGTCAATTTCGGGAGCTGGGAATTCTGTAGTCTGGGAACTGACGAAGTAAAACGAAAAGAAAATAGCCTTAAAGTATACCCGAATCCTACAGCGCAGTTCCTGTATATCGGAAAAGAGTCTGATAAAGTGTACAAAGAGATTTCTATTCTGGATATGTCAGGTAAAGTAGTCCTGCAAAAGAAAGATCACCGGTTTAATGAAGCTATTGACGTAAGCAGGCTTGTTCCCGGCAATTATATTATTCTTTCTAAAGATTCAGAAGGAAAATCCTACAAGAATAAATTCATCAAAAAATAA
- a CDS encoding PorT family protein — translation MNNRWLNDLHRKMEDHEEDVPDGLWDDIKDELFSGEDDKGIAGGLLLENDDKKEDKTIPAGKTNILLYRIGGMAAAIAMLFFTGKFLLEMNADKTGPQISKNVENADSFKQTDPEPAEQIKANTNDPVNTVPGEKYSSQENQPAGKMSIHNILDQVFGSNIKDNHGITPGSGEKESGANLLTKKESSVSIIPPVNENPALKNEQNAGEKFNNNDTFPERLAANDKPKVSAQKSRKWMLSMLTGNVSSNSSEQKFPGYASISGAPMTFSDMWISGTDPDPLTEVLLANQSKEVEARIRHKVPVTFGVSVYYNLGKRWGIGTGVNYTKLTSELHSGSNSNYIKGDQSVHYIGIPVQVNYNVIQKGRFTGYVTGGVLAEKAVAGKLKTQYIVDDEVQNTQEERLDIKPVQVSVNSAVGLQVKIIDKIGIYAEPGIGYHFKNDSQLNTIYKEKPLNFNMKFGIRLLLD, via the coding sequence ATGAATAATCGGTGGCTGAATGACCTGCACAGGAAAATGGAAGACCACGAAGAGGATGTTCCGGATGGGCTGTGGGATGATATTAAAGACGAACTTTTTTCAGGAGAAGACGACAAAGGAATTGCCGGAGGTTTGCTGTTGGAAAATGATGACAAGAAAGAAGACAAAACAATTCCTGCCGGTAAAACAAATATTTTGCTGTACCGTATTGGCGGAATGGCAGCAGCTATTGCCATGTTATTCTTTACAGGAAAATTTTTACTGGAAATGAATGCAGATAAAACAGGGCCTCAAATATCAAAAAATGTTGAAAATGCAGATAGTTTTAAGCAAACTGACCCAGAACCAGCAGAGCAAATAAAAGCAAATACAAACGATCCAGTCAATACTGTACCGGGGGAGAAATACAGCAGCCAGGAAAACCAGCCAGCAGGGAAGATGAGCATTCATAACATTTTAGATCAGGTATTTGGAAGCAATATAAAAGATAATCATGGAATAACACCGGGATCCGGAGAAAAAGAAAGCGGGGCAAACCTTTTAACTAAAAAAGAATCTTCTGTTTCAATCATTCCTCCAGTCAATGAAAATCCGGCACTGAAAAATGAACAAAATGCGGGAGAGAAATTTAACAATAATGACACGTTTCCGGAAAGGCTTGCTGCTAATGATAAGCCTAAAGTTTCGGCCCAAAAATCCAGGAAATGGATGCTGAGCATGCTTACAGGAAATGTTTCCTCAAATTCCTCCGAACAGAAATTCCCTGGCTATGCTTCCATCAGCGGGGCTCCAATGACTTTTAGCGATATGTGGATCTCCGGGACAGATCCGGATCCGCTTACAGAAGTTCTTCTGGCTAACCAAAGTAAAGAGGTGGAAGCCAGAATAAGACATAAGGTTCCGGTTACATTTGGAGTATCTGTATATTATAACCTTGGAAAAAGATGGGGAATAGGAACAGGCGTTAATTACACAAAACTTACCTCTGAACTTCACTCAGGAAGCAATTCAAACTACATAAAAGGTGATCAGAGCGTCCACTATATAGGTATTCCGGTACAGGTCAATTATAATGTGATTCAGAAAGGGCGTTTTACAGGATACGTTACCGGAGGTGTACTTGCCGAAAAAGCAGTGGCAGGAAAGCTTAAAACCCAGTATATAGTAGACGATGAGGTGCAGAATACCCAGGAAGAACGGCTTGATATTAAACCCGTACAGGTTTCCGTGAATTCGGCAGTAGGATTGCAGGTGAAAATTATCGATAAAATCGGAATATATGCAGAGCCCGGGATTGGCTACCATTTCAAGAATGACAGCCAGCTTAATACCATTTACAAAGAGAAACCTTTAAACTTCAATATGAAATTCGGGATCAGGCTTTTATTAGACTGA
- a CDS encoding RNA polymerase sigma factor: MEENKEQILIRRLLTKEEAAWKELFGNYSGNLTGVCSRYLSGKDDVHDVLQNSFIKMFRSIETFEYRGHGSLKAWMIRITVNEALKHIKQHSGITTTDDLEEYPDIPNDEEPDLEEIPQAAIMKMIRSLPDGYRTVFNLFVFEKKSHKEIAGLLGIAENSSASQFHRAKGLLVQKIKEFKMSKKAQYE, encoded by the coding sequence ATGGAAGAAAACAAGGAGCAGATTTTGATAAGACGCCTTCTCACGAAGGAAGAAGCTGCCTGGAAAGAGCTTTTCGGAAACTATTCCGGAAACCTTACCGGAGTCTGTTCCCGTTATCTTTCAGGAAAAGATGATGTTCATGATGTTCTCCAGAACAGCTTTATCAAAATGTTTCGCTCTATAGAAACATTTGAATACAGAGGCCATGGTTCATTGAAGGCATGGATGATCCGCATTACCGTAAACGAAGCTTTAAAGCATATAAAACAGCATTCCGGCATTACAACAACCGATGATTTGGAAGAATATCCTGATATTCCCAATGATGAAGAACCCGATCTTGAGGAAATTCCTCAGGCAGCTATTATGAAGATGATCCGGTCGCTTCCGGATGGGTACAGAACTGTTTTTAACCTGTTTGTATTTGAGAAAAAAAGCCATAAAGAAATTGCCGGACTTTTAGGAATAGCAGAAAACTCTTCCGCTTCCCAGTTTCATAGGGCAAAAGGGCTGCTGGTCCAGAAAATTAAAGAATTTAAAATGTCAAAAAAAGCACAATATGAATAA
- a CDS encoding DUF4840 domain-containing protein has translation MKNLIVLKVITAVLVISILFSLFSCMNEDRIEVPPVKLEDINGNYKGRLITVQGELKAEKIVDFKIKKDTLTFPEFPLKEIVTAVVKDPVKVQSALAAMGKVKYNLNYSAAVNADKNWVELTFEPKDLELQIPVDGVTKKTVVTLAAKQKGYFSGLDYTLRFALAAEKITVNGTALSPFEPIYYNFPYCIKTN, from the coding sequence ATGAAGAATTTAATAGTACTTAAAGTGATTACCGCCGTTTTGGTTATTTCAATCCTCTTCTCCCTGTTCTCATGTATGAATGAGGACAGGATAGAGGTACCACCTGTAAAACTGGAAGATATTAATGGCAATTACAAAGGCAGGCTGATTACGGTACAAGGAGAACTCAAAGCAGAGAAGATTGTTGACTTTAAAATAAAAAAAGACACATTGACATTTCCGGAATTCCCCTTGAAAGAAATTGTAACGGCAGTAGTAAAAGATCCCGTAAAAGTACAGAGTGCTCTGGCGGCAATGGGAAAAGTAAAATATAACCTCAACTATAGTGCTGCAGTAAATGCAGACAAAAACTGGGTAGAACTCACTTTTGAACCAAAAGATCTTGAACTTCAGATTCCCGTAGATGGAGTCACTAAAAAAACAGTTGTGACATTGGCAGCAAAACAGAAAGGTTACTTTTCCGGATTGGATTATACCTTGAGATTTGCTCTGGCAGCAGAAAAAATTACCGTAAATGGGACGGCACTTAGCCCTTTTGAGCCTATTTACTATAATTTTCCATACTGCATAAAAACGAATTAA
- a CDS encoding leucine-rich repeat domain-containing protein, producing MKSKEELSKLFENGDRPVQEDFQEWLNSYWHKDEKIAMTKIAGLENGLPNPNNIYAEKDEDGKASLKSYLTKKLFVENGTVEIPNNFASDMKLTDVEIPDSVTSIGINSFNNNLLENIKLSENITSIGEGAFYSNKLTSVDIPDSVTYLGASSFASNLLNLVKIPYNIKSIEGSVFSNNQLISVELPNGITHIESYAFSGNQLTEISLPENLTKIGSYAFAYNKLSKVTVPDTVTEIESSAFTNNSIEELVLSSGLTKIGDYAFTENQLSTVSLPNTITEMGQNVFRNNPITELILSTGLTRIVADFCPNSQLSKVVIPEGVLEIEKNAFYNNQLSEIIIPDSVTSIGELAFGNNKLVNLKLPDVPLVIGEMAFRENELTSVTIPKSVTLIKEYAFLNNKLTQVVLGENTKYFYSAFDNNVEVIGGEMVG from the coding sequence ATGAAATCAAAAGAAGAACTAAGTAAACTATTTGAAAATGGAGATAGGCCGGTACAGGAAGACTTCCAGGAATGGCTGAATTCTTACTGGCACAAAGATGAAAAAATTGCCATGACAAAAATTGCAGGCTTAGAAAATGGACTGCCAAATCCGAACAACATCTATGCAGAAAAGGATGAAGACGGAAAAGCCTCTTTAAAATCATATTTGACAAAGAAACTATTTGTTGAAAATGGAACAGTGGAGATCCCCAATAATTTTGCGTCCGATATGAAATTAACAGATGTAGAAATCCCCGACTCTGTTACCTCTATCGGAATTAATTCTTTTAATAATAATCTGTTGGAAAATATTAAATTATCTGAGAATATCACTTCTATCGGAGAAGGGGCGTTTTATAGTAATAAATTAACCTCAGTTGACATCCCGGACAGTGTTACCTATCTGGGAGCCTCTTCATTTGCATCTAATTTACTTAACTTGGTAAAGATCCCTTACAATATTAAAAGTATTGAGGGAAGTGTTTTTTCCAATAACCAACTGATATCTGTAGAGCTCCCAAATGGTATTACTCATATTGAAAGCTATGCATTTTCCGGGAATCAATTAACTGAAATTTCTTTACCTGAAAATCTGACCAAAATTGGAAGTTATGCATTTGCTTATAATAAGCTTTCAAAAGTTACTGTTCCAGATACTGTTACTGAGATTGAATCATCTGCATTCACAAATAATTCCATAGAAGAACTGGTATTATCTTCTGGGCTAACAAAAATCGGAGATTATGCATTTACGGAGAATCAACTTTCAACAGTTTCCCTTCCAAATACCATTACCGAGATGGGCCAAAATGTGTTCCGAAATAATCCAATAACGGAGTTAATATTGTCCACCGGATTAACCAGGATTGTAGCAGACTTTTGTCCAAACAGTCAATTATCAAAAGTTGTTATCCCTGAGGGAGTTTTAGAAATTGAGAAGAATGCATTTTATAACAACCAATTATCAGAAATTATTATTCCCGATAGCGTTACGAGTATCGGAGAACTTGCATTTGGAAATAACAAACTGGTTAATTTAAAACTGCCGGATGTACCCCTTGTCATAGGAGAAATGGCTTTTAGAGAAAACGAACTGACTAGTGTCACAATCCCAAAAAGCGTTACGCTAATCAAGGAGTATGCTTTTTTGAATAATAAGCTGACCCAAGTAGTTTTAGGAGAAAATACAAAGTACTTTTATTCTGCATTTGATAATAATGTAGAGGTAATCGGTGGAGAAATGGTAGGATAA
- a CDS encoding sensor histidine kinase — protein sequence MEENNLVITFTITLLIVVLMMIFIYVVFIKKKTSLLIAQKEKDMRFEKELATSQVEIKEQTLNYIGQELHDDVGQKLSVVRLRQNQLISKLKNAEKEELNELSELLGECIQDIRNLSKTLITEQIIHFGLTESIEREVKRIQKLKLLKIDFSTQKQDIDISPKHGLILFRIIQESINNILKHSKAKNVSIRLEDNPEILRIYISDNGKGFDTSKIQDGSGLKNMELRAKLIHAEFSIQSEFDKGTQTSITYHKYLT from the coding sequence ATGGAAGAAAATAATTTGGTTATTACCTTTACCATTACCTTACTTATTGTCGTTTTAATGATGATCTTCATCTATGTGGTCTTTATTAAAAAGAAAACCAGCCTCCTGATAGCACAAAAAGAAAAAGACATGCGGTTCGAGAAAGAGCTGGCCACCTCACAGGTAGAAATAAAGGAACAGACGCTGAATTATATTGGCCAGGAATTGCATGATGATGTAGGTCAGAAACTCTCAGTAGTCCGCTTGCGGCAAAATCAGCTGATTTCCAAACTGAAAAATGCAGAAAAGGAAGAATTAAATGAATTAAGTGAACTTTTGGGTGAATGCATCCAGGATATCAGAAATTTATCTAAAACCCTGATCACGGAGCAGATTATCCATTTCGGCCTGACAGAATCCATAGAAAGAGAAGTAAAAAGGATTCAGAAACTAAAATTATTAAAAATAGATTTTAGCACCCAGAAACAGGATATTGACATTTCACCAAAACATGGACTTATACTCTTCAGGATCATTCAGGAAAGCATCAATAACATTTTAAAGCATTCCAAAGCCAAAAATGTATCCATAAGACTGGAAGACAACCCTGAAATTTTACGAATTTATATTTCGGATAACGGAAAAGGTTTTGATACCTCAAAAATACAGGACGGCTCAGGATTGAAGAATATGGAACTGAGGGCAAAATTAATCCATGCTGAATTTTCCATACAGTCGGAATTTGACAAAGGAACACAGACCTCAATAACCTATCATAAATACTTAACATGA
- a CDS encoding response regulator transcription factor — MKTIPIAIVDDHTLMSKALENMIMENPQYSVIMNCPNGEDFIAAIENAPELPAVVLMDINMPYKNGIETTEWLSEHHPDIKVIALTMEDDEKVLIKMLKAGAKGYLLKDMQPSILFQAIDTVFDKGSFYTDFVAQKLLKVKSEDIRNASLLSELKDREKEFIKWACSELTYKEIADKMFLSPKTIDGYRDSVFTKLEIKNRAGLVLFALKHDLC, encoded by the coding sequence ATGAAAACTATCCCCATAGCAATCGTTGATGATCATACTCTGATGTCCAAGGCACTGGAGAATATGATCATGGAAAACCCGCAGTACAGTGTCATTATGAATTGTCCTAACGGTGAAGATTTCATAGCTGCCATAGAGAATGCTCCCGAATTGCCGGCCGTTGTTCTGATGGACATCAATATGCCTTATAAAAACGGTATAGAAACCACAGAATGGCTAAGCGAGCATCATCCCGATATAAAAGTAATTGCCCTGACTATGGAGGACGATGAAAAAGTACTCATCAAAATGCTGAAAGCCGGAGCAAAAGGGTATCTGCTGAAAGATATGCAGCCTTCCATCCTCTTTCAGGCAATAGATACTGTATTTGATAAAGGCAGTTTTTATACTGATTTTGTCGCCCAGAAATTATTGAAGGTAAAGTCAGAAGACATAAGAAATGCTTCACTTCTTTCCGAATTAAAAGACCGGGAAAAAGAATTCATCAAATGGGCCTGCAGCGAACTTACCTACAAAGAAATTGCGGACAAAATGTTCCTCAGTCCTAAAACCATCGACGGTTACAGGGATTCCGTTTTCACAAAGCTGGAAATAAAGAACAGAGCCGGGCTTGTCCTTTTTGCTTTAAAGCATGATCTGTGCTGA
- a CDS encoding caspase domain-containing protein translates to MKKALIVGINDYAPIGSGGPDLNGCINDARDMANTLVICGFDPAKIKILTNQNATRANILNYLKSLVNSSVKGDSLVFYYSGHGTRVANIGTDLEIDGMDEAICPHDYASAGVIRDDDFKTVLSKLKSGVNMEVIFDCCHSGTGTRKMDLGLDLELSYETPRFIPPMLEDEFYMTYASEMQSSKNSKKTITMTKALVPVTGMNHTLWAASKDNQVSMEGNMSGQIRGYFTYHLCKILRATNGNIVRKTLDKQIAIALAAMGAAQINQTESIPAEFSQKIFS, encoded by the coding sequence ATGAAAAAAGCACTAATAGTAGGAATCAATGACTATGCCCCCATCGGGTCAGGCGGACCGGACCTGAACGGATGCATTAATGATGCACGCGATATGGCCAATACATTGGTAATATGCGGTTTCGATCCGGCAAAGATTAAAATTCTCACCAATCAGAATGCTACCAGAGCCAATATATTAAATTACCTGAAATCATTGGTTAACAGCAGTGTAAAAGGAGACTCTCTTGTCTTTTATTATTCAGGACACGGAACCAGGGTAGCCAATATAGGAACAGATCTGGAAATTGACGGTATGGATGAAGCTATCTGTCCTCACGATTATGCAAGTGCCGGAGTGATCCGGGATGATGATTTCAAAACGGTACTCAGCAAACTGAAATCCGGTGTAAACATGGAAGTTATTTTCGATTGCTGCCATTCAGGAACAGGAACCAGAAAAATGGATCTCGGATTAGATCTGGAGCTTTCTTATGAAACCCCGCGCTTCATTCCTCCTATGCTTGAAGATGAATTTTATATGACCTATGCAAGCGAAATGCAGTCATCCAAAAATTCAAAAAAAACAATTACCATGACCAAAGCTTTAGTTCCGGTGACCGGAATGAATCACACGCTATGGGCAGCTTCTAAGGACAATCAGGTATCCATGGAAGGAAATATGAGCGGGCAGATCAGGGGATATTTCACCTATCATTTATGTAAAATATTACGGGCGACCAACGGCAATATTGTAAGAAAAACCCTCGACAAACAGATTGCCATAGCTCTGGCAGCAATGGGTGCCGCACAGATCAACCAGACAGAAAGCATCCCGGCAGAATTTTCTCAAAAAATATTCTCATAA